The following coding sequences are from one Pseudonocardia sp. EC080619-01 window:
- the glnA gene encoding type I glutamate--ammonia ligase: MFSNAEEVLKYISDEKVEYVDIRFCDLPGVMQHLTVPAKTAGDLLENGAAFDGSSVRGFQAINESDMALYPDTTTARVDPFRKHKTLNVNFFVHDPVTGEPYSRDPRNVARKAEEYLAASGIADTAFMAPEAEFYVFDSIRFGTDPHQAYHHIDSAEGWWNTGRDEVGGNLGYKVNYKGGYFPVPPVDHYADLRADIVSTMQESGFEVEREHHEVGTAGQAEINYKFDTLLSAADDIMLFKYLVKNVAWQNGKTATFMPKPLFGDNGSGMHVHQSLWKDGQPLFHDESGYGGLSDTARYYIGGLLHHAPSLLAFTNPTVNSYHRLVPGFEAPVNLVYSARNRSACIRIPLSGDSPKAKRIEFRCPDSSGNPYLAFSAMLMAGLDGIKNKIEPPAPIDKDLYELPPEEAKDIAQVPGSLGAVIDKLEEDHDYLLEGGVFTPDLIETWIQYKRENEIDPLRLRPHPYEFALYYDV, translated from the coding sequence GTGTTCAGCAACGCCGAAGAGGTACTCAAGTACATCTCGGACGAGAAGGTCGAGTACGTCGACATCAGGTTCTGCGACCTGCCCGGCGTCATGCAGCACCTCACCGTCCCCGCCAAGACGGCCGGCGACCTCCTGGAGAACGGTGCCGCGTTCGACGGTTCCTCCGTCCGCGGTTTCCAGGCGATCAACGAGTCCGACATGGCGCTGTACCCGGACACCACGACCGCGCGCGTCGACCCGTTCCGCAAGCACAAGACGCTGAACGTCAACTTCTTCGTGCACGACCCGGTCACCGGTGAGCCCTACTCCCGTGACCCGCGCAACGTCGCACGCAAGGCCGAGGAGTACCTGGCCGCGTCGGGCATCGCCGACACCGCGTTCATGGCGCCCGAGGCCGAGTTCTACGTCTTCGACTCGATCCGCTTCGGCACCGACCCGCACCAGGCGTACCACCACATCGACTCCGCCGAGGGCTGGTGGAACACCGGCCGCGACGAGGTCGGCGGGAACCTGGGCTACAAGGTCAACTACAAGGGCGGCTACTTCCCCGTCCCGCCGGTCGACCACTACGCCGACCTGCGTGCCGACATCGTCAGCACCATGCAGGAGTCGGGCTTCGAGGTCGAGCGCGAGCACCACGAGGTCGGCACCGCCGGGCAGGCGGAGATCAACTACAAGTTCGACACCCTGCTCAGCGCGGCCGACGACATCATGCTCTTCAAGTACCTGGTGAAGAACGTGGCGTGGCAGAACGGCAAGACCGCGACCTTCATGCCGAAGCCGCTGTTCGGCGACAACGGCTCGGGCATGCACGTCCACCAGTCGCTCTGGAAGGACGGCCAGCCGCTCTTCCACGACGAGTCCGGCTACGGCGGCCTGTCCGACACCGCGCGCTACTACATCGGCGGCCTGCTGCACCACGCCCCGTCGCTGCTGGCGTTCACCAACCCGACGGTGAACTCCTACCACCGCCTGGTCCCGGGCTTCGAGGCGCCGGTCAACCTGGTCTACTCGGCCCGGAACCGCTCGGCCTGCATCCGGATCCCGCTGTCCGGTGACAGCCCGAAGGCCAAGCGCATCGAGTTCCGCTGCCCCGACTCGTCCGGCAACCCGTACCTCGCCTTCTCGGCGATGCTGATGGCCGGCCTCGACGGGATCAAGAACAAGATCGAGCCGCCGGCGCCGATCGACAAGGACCTGTACGAGCTCCCGCCGGAGGAGGCCAAGGACATCGCGCAGGTCCCGGGCAGCCTCGGCGCCGTCATCGACAAGCTCGAGGAGGACCACGACTACCTGCTCGAGGGCGGCGTGTTCACCCCGGACCTGATCGAGACCTGGATCCAGTACAAGCGGGAGAACGAGATCGACCCGCTGCGGCTGCGCCCGCACCCGTACGAGTTCGCCCTGTACTACGACGTGTGA
- a CDS encoding SRPBCC family protein, with translation MADATTSSIHIDAPPDQVMAVIADFESYPEWTDQITAVEILDPGAGERARQVRFSMDAGAIKDSYTLDYDWAGDDRSVSWTLVKGGIQKAQDGAYRLDPDGGGTTVTYELSVEVNFPMIGMLRRKAEKVIIDAALKGLKRRVEKS, from the coding sequence ATGGCCGACGCGACCACGTCCTCGATCCACATCGACGCCCCGCCGGACCAGGTGATGGCGGTCATCGCGGACTTCGAGTCGTACCCGGAGTGGACCGACCAGATCACCGCCGTCGAGATCCTGGACCCGGGCGCCGGGGAGCGGGCGAGGCAGGTCCGGTTCTCGATGGACGCCGGCGCGATCAAGGACTCCTACACCCTCGACTACGACTGGGCGGGTGACGACCGCTCGGTGTCCTGGACGCTGGTCAAGGGCGGGATCCAGAAGGCGCAGGACGGTGCCTACCGCCTGGATCCCGACGGCGGCGGCACCACCGTCACCTACGAGCTCTCGGTCGAGGTGAACTTCCCGATGATCGGGATGCTCCGCCGCAAGGCCGAGAAGGTGATCATCGACGCGGCGCTGAAGGGTCTCAAGCGGAGGGTCGAGAAGAGCTGA
- a CDS encoding M50 family metallopeptidase, whose protein sequence is MSPDPLDLLTRGYDLVAARPASLLAAVLALAVVAWRPTWRLTRTAVTIAHEGGHALVAVLVGRGLTGIRLHADSSGVTYSTGAGRGPGVVVMFLAGYVFPPLLGLGGAVLVASDAAQAMLWIGVALLAATLLQIRNLYGGLAVVVTGAVLVLVALRAEEDLRTGFAAALAWFLLFGGVKACTELRRGRRGGRLRHSDADRLAELTPLSGGAWAGFFLIAAVVATGAAGWVVFAPGGAPA, encoded by the coding sequence GTGTCCCCGGATCCCCTGGACCTGCTGACCCGCGGCTACGACCTGGTCGCGGCGCGACCGGCGTCGCTGCTGGCGGCCGTGCTCGCCCTGGCCGTGGTCGCGTGGCGTCCGACCTGGCGGCTGACCCGGACCGCGGTGACGATCGCCCACGAGGGCGGGCACGCGCTGGTCGCGGTGCTGGTGGGCCGCGGCCTGACCGGGATCCGGCTGCACGCCGACTCCTCGGGGGTGACCTACTCGACGGGCGCCGGGCGCGGCCCCGGTGTCGTCGTGATGTTCCTGGCCGGGTACGTTTTCCCGCCGCTGCTCGGCCTCGGCGGGGCCGTGCTGGTCGCCTCGGACGCGGCGCAGGCGATGCTCTGGATCGGGGTCGCGCTGCTGGCGGCGACGCTGCTGCAGATCCGCAACCTCTACGGCGGGCTCGCCGTGGTCGTCACCGGGGCGGTGCTGGTGCTGGTCGCGCTGCGCGCCGAGGAGGACCTGCGCACCGGGTTCGCCGCCGCGCTGGCCTGGTTCCTGCTGTTCGGCGGGGTGAAGGCCTGCACCGAGCTGCGGCGCGGGCGGCGCGGAGGCCGGCTGCGGCACTCCGACGCCGACCGGCTCGCCGAGCTGACGCCGTTGTCGGGCGGGGCGTGGGCCGGGTTCTTCCTGATCGCCGCCGTGGTCGCGACGGGGGCCGCCGGTTGGGTGGTCTTCGCGCCCGGCGGCGCCCCGGCGTGA
- a CDS encoding metallophosphoesterase — MRVHVVSDVHGNAGALARAADGADGLIVLGDLLEFIDYRDPENGIVSRLLGTGVAAEFGRMRRIGAPRAQMLGLLERSWARFADPAAAVEEAVAEQYAEQYAELFGVLSGLGVPVWAIPGNVDMPHAWPEADGVTAADGRVIEIGGVRVGFLGGVPLPPGVDPRRNGPWRPHFLGHDEWTARLDALGPADVLCTHVPPEHPALTYDVVTRRAEIASRPLAGRIAAEQPSHALFGHVHQPLHRRARIGRTECVNAGHFRALQRPYVLWT, encoded by the coding sequence GTGCGGGTGCACGTCGTCTCCGACGTCCACGGCAACGCCGGGGCGCTCGCCCGGGCCGCCGACGGTGCGGACGGCCTGATCGTCCTCGGCGACCTGCTGGAGTTCATCGACTACCGCGACCCGGAGAACGGCATCGTCTCCCGGCTGCTGGGCACCGGGGTCGCCGCCGAGTTCGGCCGGATGCGCCGGATCGGTGCGCCCCGCGCGCAGATGCTCGGCCTCCTGGAGCGCTCCTGGGCGCGGTTCGCCGACCCGGCCGCGGCGGTCGAGGAGGCCGTCGCCGAGCAGTACGCCGAGCAGTACGCCGAGCTGTTCGGGGTGCTGTCCGGGCTCGGCGTCCCGGTCTGGGCGATCCCCGGCAACGTCGACATGCCGCACGCCTGGCCCGAGGCCGACGGCGTCACCGCCGCGGACGGCCGGGTGATCGAGATCGGAGGCGTGCGCGTCGGGTTCCTCGGCGGGGTGCCGCTGCCACCCGGTGTCGACCCGCGCCGCAACGGCCCGTGGCGGCCGCACTTCCTCGGCCACGACGAGTGGACCGCCCGGCTCGACGCGCTCGGGCCCGCCGACGTGCTCTGCACACACGTCCCGCCGGAGCACCCCGCGCTCACCTACGACGTCGTGACCCGCCGTGCGGAGATCGCCAGCCGCCCGCTCGCGGGGCGGATCGCGGCCGAGCAGCCGTCGCACGCGCTGTTCGGGCACGTCCACCAGCCGCTGCACCGCCGCGCGCGGATCGGGCGCACCGAGTGCGTGAACGCGGGACACTTCCGCGCCCTGCAACGGCCCTACGTGCTGTGGACCTAG
- a CDS encoding nitroreductase/quinone reductase family protein, which yields MAEDFNSRVIREFRENDGRVGEPFTGLPMVLVHHVGAKSGTERVAPLRWFADGDSYVVVASAAGAPKHPAWFHNLMANPDVVAEIADGAGTVETVRVHASELGTADRDRVWTWIKDNNGGFADYERKTDRTIPLVALTPQ from the coding sequence ATGGCAGAGGACTTCAACAGCCGGGTCATCCGCGAGTTCCGGGAGAACGACGGCCGGGTCGGTGAGCCGTTCACCGGCCTCCCGATGGTGCTGGTCCACCACGTCGGGGCGAAGAGCGGCACGGAGCGGGTCGCGCCGCTGCGCTGGTTCGCCGACGGCGATTCCTACGTCGTCGTCGCGTCCGCGGCCGGGGCGCCGAAGCACCCGGCCTGGTTCCACAACCTGATGGCGAATCCCGACGTCGTGGCCGAGATCGCCGACGGCGCGGGCACCGTCGAGACGGTCCGCGTGCACGCGAGCGAGCTCGGGACCGCCGACCGGGACCGGGTCTGGACCTGGATCAAGGACAACAACGGCGGCTTCGCCGACTACGAGCGCAAGACCGACCGGACCATCCCGCTGGTGGCGCTCACCCCGCAGTGA
- a CDS encoding ArsA family ATPase, which produces MRVVLFTGKGGVGKTTLAAATAALIAGSGRSALVVSTDPAHSLGDALGTDLGAEPTKVADHLWGAHIEARHLLEGAWGDLQDHLRTLLAGAGVDELVADELTVLPGVEDLLALVEVQRFADSGEYDVVVVDCGPTAETLRLLTLPEALSGYLERLFPAHRRAVRGLVANLAGARNDGGGWDRTVAALGALADQLTGLRELLADRTRTSIRLVLTPERVVAAETRRTLTALALHELRVDALMANRVMPGPPPSLRGPAARWLRERATEQQAVLGELSELGADVPVTVVRYTAAEPTGVESLRELARSVYHDTDPAGAPEDAPPRPLMELRRTSGHGVSTDTEFELDVALPGAQDAPLDLARVGDDMVVGIGFSRRVVSLPSVLRRCEATGARLEGSGAAARLVISFVPDPGTWMTS; this is translated from the coding sequence GTGCGCGTCGTGCTGTTCACCGGCAAGGGCGGGGTCGGCAAGACCACCCTCGCCGCGGCCACCGCCGCGCTGATCGCGGGCTCCGGCCGGTCCGCGCTGGTCGTCTCCACCGATCCCGCGCACTCCCTCGGTGACGCCCTCGGCACCGACCTCGGCGCCGAGCCCACGAAGGTCGCCGACCACCTGTGGGGCGCCCACATCGAGGCCCGGCACCTGCTCGAGGGCGCCTGGGGCGACCTGCAGGACCACCTGCGCACCCTGCTCGCCGGGGCCGGTGTCGACGAGCTGGTCGCCGACGAGCTCACCGTCCTGCCCGGCGTCGAGGACCTCCTCGCGCTGGTCGAGGTGCAGCGGTTCGCCGACTCCGGCGAGTACGACGTCGTCGTCGTCGACTGCGGCCCGACCGCCGAGACGCTCCGGCTGCTCACCCTCCCCGAGGCGCTGTCGGGCTACCTGGAGCGCCTGTTCCCGGCGCACCGCCGCGCCGTGCGCGGCCTGGTCGCGAACCTCGCGGGCGCCCGCAACGACGGTGGCGGCTGGGACCGCACGGTCGCCGCGCTGGGGGCGCTCGCCGACCAGCTCACCGGGCTGCGCGAGCTGCTCGCCGACCGCACCCGCACCTCGATCCGGCTGGTCCTCACCCCGGAGCGGGTGGTCGCGGCCGAGACCCGCCGCACGCTGACCGCGCTCGCCCTGCACGAGCTGCGGGTGGACGCCCTGATGGCGAACCGGGTGATGCCCGGCCCGCCGCCGTCGCTGCGCGGCCCCGCGGCGCGCTGGCTGCGGGAGCGGGCGACCGAGCAGCAGGCGGTGCTGGGCGAGCTGTCGGAGCTGGGGGCGGACGTGCCCGTCACCGTGGTGCGCTACACCGCCGCCGAGCCGACCGGCGTCGAGTCGCTGCGCGAGCTCGCCCGGTCCGTGTACCACGACACCGACCCGGCCGGGGCGCCCGAGGACGCGCCGCCGCGCCCGCTGATGGAGCTCCGCCGCACGTCCGGGCACGGGGTCTCCACGGACACCGAGTTCGAGCTCGACGTCGCGCTGCCCGGCGCCCAGGACGCCCCGCTGGACCTCGCCCGCGTCGGCGACGACATGGTCGTCGGGATCGGGTTCTCCCGGCGGGTGGTGTCGCTGCCCTCGGTCCTGCGCCGCTGCGAGGCCACCGGCGCCCGGCTGGAGGGTTCCGGAGCCGCCGCCCGGCTCGTGATCAGCTTCGTGCCCGATCCGGGCACCTGGATGACCTCGTGA
- a CDS encoding GlsB/YeaQ/YmgE family stress response membrane protein translates to MLWTILGWIVLGLVAGFIARAVVPGKDDIGILRTILLGIVGSFVGGALASIFTGFSSFSPSSWIGSIIGAIIVLVVYNQITGRKKIGR, encoded by the coding sequence ATGCTGTGGACCATTCTCGGGTGGATCGTCCTGGGTCTCGTCGCGGGCTTCATCGCCCGTGCCGTCGTCCCGGGCAAGGACGACATCGGGATCCTGCGCACGATCCTGCTGGGTATCGTCGGCTCGTTCGTCGGTGGTGCGCTGGCCAGCATCTTCACCGGCTTCAGCAGCTTCTCGCCGTCGAGCTGGATCGGCTCGATCATCGGCGCGATCATCGTGCTCGTGGTCTACAACCAGATCACGGGGCGCAAGAAGATCGGCCGCTGA
- a CDS encoding long-chain fatty acid--CoA ligase, which produces MREYSVPAKVSVGAEESLSDAVFTNAAEHPTDVLYRRKDATGAWTEVTAREFAEQVTRLAAGLVAAGVQAGDRIALLSRTRYEWTLFDYAILAAGAVTVPIYETSSPDQIGWILSDSGAVAIVVETAEHAASVEKVRADLPGLRHVWQMEPSAAAPDSPSAVEQLGGLGSDTSDDVVHERRGGVRADDLCTLIYTSGTTGRPKGCELTHRNLLTECRTITATVPDLLAAGGSVLLFLPLAHVFGKAIQCGALTSRTTVGHSPDVKNLLPDLAEFRPTFLLAVPRVFEKVYNGARLKAHNDGKGKIFDTAADTAIAYSEALDAGGPGLLLKARHALFDKLVYGKLRAAVGGNVRAAVSGSAPLGARLGHFFRGIGLPVLEGYGLTETSAGITLNTLDAQRVGSVGRPVPGCAARIAEDGEILLRGDIVFRGYWNNEEASKEALEQDGWFHSGDIGEIDDAGFVTITGRKKEIIVTAGGKNVAPAVLEDRLRAHPLVGQCIVLGDQKPFISALVTIDPEALPGWRERNGKPAGDGASAADLIDDPELRGEVAAAVEEANQAVSRAEQIRKFRILPTDFTEAGGELTPTMKVKRKVVLDSYADDIEALYSGSTADRS; this is translated from the coding sequence GTGCGTGAGTACAGCGTCCCCGCGAAGGTGTCGGTGGGAGCCGAGGAGTCGCTCTCCGACGCCGTCTTCACCAACGCCGCGGAGCATCCCACGGACGTCCTCTACCGGCGCAAGGACGCCACCGGCGCCTGGACCGAGGTCACCGCCCGGGAGTTCGCCGAGCAGGTGACCCGGCTCGCCGCGGGTCTCGTCGCCGCCGGCGTGCAGGCCGGTGACCGGATCGCCCTGCTGTCCCGCACCCGCTACGAGTGGACGCTGTTCGACTACGCGATCCTCGCCGCCGGTGCCGTGACCGTGCCCATCTACGAGACGTCGTCGCCGGACCAGATCGGCTGGATCCTCTCGGACTCGGGCGCCGTCGCGATCGTCGTGGAGACGGCCGAGCACGCGGCGTCGGTCGAGAAGGTCCGCGCGGACCTGCCGGGCCTGCGCCACGTCTGGCAGATGGAGCCGTCCGCGGCGGCGCCGGACTCGCCGTCGGCCGTGGAACAGCTCGGCGGGCTCGGCTCCGACACGTCCGACGACGTCGTCCACGAGCGCCGGGGCGGCGTCCGCGCCGACGACCTGTGCACGCTGATCTACACCTCGGGCACGACGGGCCGGCCCAAGGGCTGCGAGCTCACCCACCGGAACCTGCTCACCGAGTGCCGGACCATCACCGCGACGGTCCCGGACCTGCTCGCCGCCGGCGGGTCGGTGCTGCTGTTCCTCCCGCTCGCGCACGTGTTCGGCAAGGCGATCCAGTGCGGCGCGCTGACCAGCCGGACGACGGTCGGGCACAGCCCCGACGTCAAGAACCTCCTGCCCGACCTGGCCGAGTTCCGCCCGACCTTCCTGCTCGCGGTGCCGCGGGTGTTCGAGAAGGTCTACAACGGCGCGCGGCTCAAGGCCCACAACGACGGCAAGGGCAAGATCTTCGACACGGCCGCGGACACCGCGATCGCCTACTCCGAGGCGCTCGACGCCGGCGGCCCCGGCCTGCTGCTCAAGGCCCGGCACGCGCTGTTCGACAAGCTCGTCTACGGCAAGCTGCGCGCCGCTGTCGGCGGGAACGTCCGGGCGGCCGTGTCCGGCTCGGCGCCGCTCGGCGCCCGCCTCGGCCACTTCTTCCGCGGCATCGGCCTGCCCGTCCTGGAGGGCTACGGCCTGACCGAGACCTCGGCCGGCATCACCCTGAACACGCTCGACGCGCAGCGGGTCGGCTCGGTCGGCCGCCCGGTGCCCGGCTGCGCGGCCCGGATCGCCGAGGACGGCGAGATCCTGCTCCGTGGCGACATCGTCTTCCGCGGCTACTGGAACAACGAGGAGGCCAGCAAGGAGGCCCTCGAACAGGACGGCTGGTTCCACTCCGGCGACATCGGCGAGATCGACGACGCCGGCTTCGTGACGATCACCGGCCGGAAGAAGGAGATCATCGTCACCGCCGGCGGGAAGAACGTCGCGCCCGCGGTGCTCGAGGACCGGCTGCGTGCACATCCGCTGGTCGGGCAGTGCATCGTGCTCGGCGACCAGAAGCCCTTCATCTCCGCGCTGGTCACGATCGACCCGGAGGCCCTGCCGGGCTGGCGCGAGCGCAACGGCAAGCCGGCCGGGGACGGTGCGTCCGCGGCCGACCTGATCGACGACCCGGAGCTGCGCGGCGAGGTCGCCGCGGCGGTCGAGGAGGCCAACCAGGCGGTGTCGCGCGCCGAGCAGATCCGCAAGTTCCGGATCCTGCCGACCGACTTCACCGAGGCCGGCGGCGAGCTGACGCCGACGATGAAGGTCAAGCGCAAGGTCGTCCTCGACTCCTACGCCGACGACATCGAGGCGCTCTACTCCGGCTCCACGGCCGACCGGAGCTGA
- a CDS encoding heme-binding protein, which yields MTITLEQAQTIADAALKHGTEQGFNPLTVAVLDPGGAVVTLSRQDGSGFLRPDLATGKASGVLALGMTNRAIAARAADSPEFFTSVANLADGKILSVPGGVFVKDAQGTLLGAVGVTGDASLNDEAAAVAGIEAAGLVAVTGAE from the coding sequence ATGACGATCACCCTCGAGCAGGCCCAGACCATCGCCGACGCCGCGCTGAAGCACGGCACCGAGCAGGGCTTCAACCCGCTGACGGTCGCCGTGCTCGACCCGGGCGGCGCCGTCGTGACGCTGTCCCGGCAGGACGGCTCCGGGTTCCTCCGCCCCGACCTCGCGACCGGCAAGGCGAGCGGGGTCCTGGCGCTGGGCATGACCAACCGGGCGATCGCCGCGCGGGCCGCGGACTCGCCCGAGTTCTTCACCTCGGTCGCGAACCTCGCCGACGGCAAGATCCTCTCCGTGCCCGGTGGCGTGTTCGTCAAGGACGCCCAGGGGACGCTGCTCGGCGCGGTCGGCGTGACCGGGGACGCGTCGCTGAACGACGAGGCCGCCGCCGTCGCCGGGATCGAGGCCGCAGGTCTCGTCGCCGTCACCGGCGCGGAGTAA
- a CDS encoding ROK family protein: protein MTRDLTIGVDVGGTSVRAGVVDADGEVLDTAAAPTPRTDDALEAAIAGAVDELRRRHRVRAAGLALAGFVDAPRGLVRYAPHLSWRDAPVAERVSARLGGLPVVVEHDANSAALAERRYGAAAGAGTVVLIALGTGIGGALLLGGELYRGAHGVAPELGHLRVVPDGRACPCGKRGCWERYCSGTALATTALEMISAGDAPGPSVLVREAARDPGSITGKRVAGAAREGDPVGRAAVADLGRWLGEGLSLVADVFDPDLVVVAGGVSSSAPLFLDAAREHYGRIVTGAGNRPLARIRTAQLGISAAVVGAATLAREATG, encoded by the coding sequence GTGACCCGCGACCTCACCATCGGGGTCGACGTCGGCGGGACCAGCGTGCGGGCGGGTGTGGTCGACGCCGACGGCGAGGTGCTCGACACCGCCGCCGCGCCCACCCCGCGCACCGACGACGCCCTGGAGGCGGCGATCGCCGGCGCCGTCGACGAGCTCCGCAGGCGGCACCGGGTGCGCGCCGCGGGCCTCGCGCTGGCCGGGTTCGTCGACGCCCCGCGCGGGCTCGTCCGCTACGCCCCGCACCTGTCGTGGCGGGACGCGCCGGTCGCCGAGCGCGTCTCGGCGCGGCTGGGCGGGCTGCCGGTCGTCGTCGAGCACGACGCCAACTCCGCCGCGCTGGCCGAGCGCCGCTACGGGGCGGCCGCCGGGGCGGGCACGGTCGTGCTGATCGCGCTCGGTACCGGGATCGGCGGGGCACTGCTGCTCGGGGGCGAGCTGTACCGCGGCGCGCACGGCGTCGCCCCGGAGCTGGGGCACCTGCGGGTCGTCCCGGACGGGCGGGCCTGCCCGTGCGGCAAGCGCGGGTGCTGGGAGCGCTACTGCAGCGGCACCGCGCTGGCCACCACGGCGCTGGAGATGATCTCGGCCGGTGACGCGCCGGGGCCGTCGGTGCTGGTCCGGGAGGCCGCCAGGGACCCGGGTTCGATCACCGGCAAGCGGGTCGCCGGCGCCGCGCGGGAGGGCGACCCGGTGGGCCGTGCCGCGGTCGCCGACCTCGGGCGGTGGCTGGGGGAGGGGCTGTCGCTGGTGGCCGACGTGTTCGACCCGGACCTCGTCGTCGTCGCGGGTGGGGTGTCGAGCTCGGCGCCGCTGTTCCTCGACGCCGCCCGCGAGCACTACGGCCGGATCGTGACCGGCGCCGGCAACCGGCCGCTGGCCCGGATCCGCACCGCCCAGCTCGGCATCTCGGCCGCCGTCGTGGGCGCGGCGACGCTCGCGCGGGAGGCCACCGGCTAG
- a CDS encoding polyketide cyclase / dehydrase and lipid transport, translated as MPAVDVIDETFLAVPRERVAAEFADPSRWPSYWPDLRPEIAHDRGPSGLRWTVTGAMTGTMEVWCEEVLDGTVLHFFLRADPSGPGPGGRLRRARWNRAETDRRHRAFKAHAFALKRRLEGGRPAGVAPAGES; from the coding sequence GTGCCGGCGGTGGACGTGATCGACGAGACGTTCCTGGCCGTGCCCCGTGAGCGGGTGGCGGCCGAGTTCGCCGACCCGTCGCGGTGGCCGTCGTACTGGCCGGACCTGCGGCCCGAGATCGCGCACGACCGCGGTCCGTCCGGGCTCCGCTGGACCGTCACCGGAGCCATGACCGGGACCATGGAGGTCTGGTGCGAGGAGGTGCTCGACGGCACCGTCCTGCACTTCTTCCTGCGCGCCGACCCGTCGGGGCCCGGTCCCGGCGGGCGGCTGCGCCGTGCCCGGTGGAACCGGGCGGAGACCGACCGCAGGCACCGGGCGTTCAAGGCGCACGCCTTCGCGCTCAAGCGCCGCCTCGAGGGCGGGCGTCCGGCCGGTGTCGCGCCGGCGGGGGAGTCCTGA
- a CDS encoding TIGR03619 family F420-dependent LLM class oxidoreductase, which translates to MRIGFGIPQFGGAAARVEETMRFAAGAEERGAASLWTGDRLLAAVDPSVGYAGSDTIPAEFRASHDPLALLTAAAAVTTRVQLGTSTLNAPWYPPALLARHALTVDRISGGRLLLGLGTGWSPEEYDAVGVPMSERGARLDDALDVLDAWWHDDPVAYRGKNVSIAPSHVEVKPHGIPVYLAGFAPRARRRIAERADGFLPVVTPGVPDLGRAVSRPWAELRAAAADAGRGPGAVGAVLRVNLPPGSTAADAVALLRRVRAETEIEHAFVDLMYLGADCGTALDLAGGILDAAGS; encoded by the coding sequence GTGCGAATCGGATTCGGGATCCCGCAGTTCGGCGGGGCCGCCGCCCGGGTGGAGGAGACGATGCGGTTCGCCGCGGGTGCGGAGGAGCGCGGCGCGGCGAGCCTCTGGACGGGCGACCGGCTGCTGGCGGCCGTCGACCCGTCCGTCGGGTACGCCGGGAGCGACACGATCCCGGCCGAGTTCCGGGCGTCGCACGACCCGCTCGCGCTGCTGACCGCGGCCGCGGCGGTGACCACCCGGGTGCAGCTGGGCACGAGCACGCTGAACGCGCCGTGGTACCCGCCGGCGCTGCTGGCGCGGCACGCGCTGACCGTCGACCGGATCTCCGGGGGACGGCTGCTGCTCGGCCTGGGCACCGGCTGGTCGCCCGAGGAGTACGACGCGGTGGGCGTCCCGATGTCCGAGCGGGGTGCCCGCCTCGACGACGCCCTCGACGTGCTCGACGCCTGGTGGCACGACGACCCGGTCGCCTACCGGGGCAAGAACGTGTCCATCGCGCCGTCGCACGTCGAGGTCAAGCCGCACGGGATCCCGGTCTACCTGGCCGGGTTCGCGCCGCGGGCGCGGCGGCGGATCGCCGAGCGGGCCGACGGCTTCCTGCCGGTGGTGACCCCGGGCGTGCCGGACCTCGGCCGGGCCGTCTCGCGGCCGTGGGCGGAGCTGCGCGCGGCCGCGGCGGACGCCGGTCGCGGTCCCGGCGCGGTCGGTGCGGTGCTGCGGGTCAACCTGCCGCCCGGGTCGACGGCCGCCGACGCGGTCGCGCTGCTGCGCCGGGTGCGGGCGGAGACGGAGATCGAGCACGCCTTCGTCGACCTCATGTACCTGGGCGCGGACTGCGGCACCGCGCTCGACCTGGCCGGGGGGATCCTGGACGCCGCCGGGTCGTGA
- a CDS encoding RDD family protein encodes MARWIESWQPGSPSGSGADPGGHRGKQFGLPASGHYSVAGFGRRLLGVCLDWLLAYLLVLLVAGSAAIGTSDFGWWILGTWFVITVLTVAVLGGSPGHLALGMRVARTDMAQQVGVPKALVRTAMIAVVLPPFFLDSDGRGWHDRASTTIVVRTVRA; translated from the coding sequence ATGGCCCGCTGGATCGAGTCCTGGCAGCCCGGTTCACCCTCCGGGAGCGGCGCCGACCCGGGCGGACACCGGGGGAAGCAGTTCGGGTTACCCGCGTCGGGGCACTACTCGGTCGCGGGCTTCGGCCGCCGTCTGCTCGGCGTGTGCCTCGACTGGCTGCTGGCCTACCTGCTGGTCCTGCTCGTCGCCGGGAGCGCGGCGATCGGCACGTCCGACTTCGGCTGGTGGATCCTCGGCACCTGGTTCGTGATCACCGTGCTGACGGTGGCGGTCCTCGGTGGCAGCCCCGGGCACCTCGCGCTCGGCATGCGGGTGGCCCGCACCGACATGGCGCAGCAGGTGGGCGTGCCGAAGGCGCTGGTCCGGACCGCGATGATCGCGGTCGTCCTGCCGCCGTTCTTCCTCGACTCCGACGGCCGTGGCTGGCACGACCGGGCGAGCACGACGATCGTCGTCCGGACCGTCCGCGCCTGA